A genome region from Populus alba chromosome 3, ASM523922v2, whole genome shotgun sequence includes the following:
- the LOC118028528 gene encoding UDP-galactose/UDP-glucose transporter 2, producing the protein MKGEDQARYLFGISLSDRPKWQQFLICSSGFFFGYLINGICEEYVYNRLQFSYGWYFTFVQGFVYLVLIYLQGFTPKQMVNPWKTYWKLSAVLMGSHGLTKGSLAFLNYPAQIMFKSTKVLPVMLMGAFIPGLRRKYPVHEYISALLLVIGLILFTLADAQTSPNFSIIGVLMISGALIMDSLMGNLQEAIFTMNPDTTQIEVLFCSTVVGLPFLLPPMILTGELFKAWKSCAQHPYVYGVLVFEAMATFVGQISVLSLIAIFGAAATAMITTARKAVTLLLSYMIFTKPLTEQHGTGLLLLAMGIILKMVPVDYKPPSRSAARHGKSHFKEEISLGDSRKAEGAEEKRPLV; encoded by the exons ATGAAGGGAGAGGATCAAGCGAGGTATTTGTTCGGGATTTCTTTATCTGACCGGCCTAAATGGCAACAGTTTCTTATTTGCTCTTCCGGTTTCTTCTTTGGTTATCTCATTAATGGCATCTGCGAG GAATATGTATATAATCGGCTCCAATTCAG CTATGGTTGGTATTTCACATTTGTACAAGGATTTGTGTACTTGGTGCTTATATACTTGCAGGGTTTCACCCCCAAGCAAATGGTGAACCCATGGAAAACTTATTGGAAACTCTCTGCTGTTCTTATGGGTTCTCATGGGTTGACTAAGGGGTCCCTGGCCTTTCTTAACTATCCAGCTCAAATCATGTTCAAATCCACCAAG GTACTGCCAGTCATGTTAATGGGAGCCTTCATTCCAGGATTGAGAAGAAAATATCCAGTTCACGAATACATCTCAGCTCTGCTTCTGGTTATTGGTCTGATCCTTTTCACCTTGGCAGATGCTCAAACATCTCCAAATTTTAGTATAATTGGCGTTCTGATGATTTCCGGTGCTTTAATTATGGATTCTTTGATGGGTAATTTGCAAGAAGCAATTTTTACTATGAATCCTGACACCACGCAG ATCGAGGTGCTGTTCTGCTCGACAGTAGTTGGATTGCCTTTCTTGCTTCCACCAATGATCCTGACTGGAGAGCTGTTTAAGGCTTGGAAATCTTGTGCTCAA CATCCTTATGTGTATGGAGTGTTAGTCTTTGAAGCCATGGCCACATTCGTTGGCCAAATTTCTGTTCTGTCCCTCATTGCCATTTTTGGCGCTGCTGCCACTGCCATG ATAACAACTGCTAGAAAGGCAGTTACCTTGTTGCTGTCATACATGATATTCACAAAGCCATTAACTGAGCAGCATGGGACAGGGCTGCTACTTCTGGCCATGGGAATCATATTGAAGATGGTTCCTGTAGATTATAAACCCCCCTCTAGGAGTGCAGCTAGACATGGGAAGTCCCATTTCAAAGAAGAAATAAGCCTGGGCGATAGCAGGAAAGCTGAAGGTGCTGAAGAAAAACGGCCCTTGGTGTGA
- the LOC118028532 gene encoding SPX domain-containing membrane protein At4g22990 isoform X1, whose protein sequence is MGVLATILCCLSLLTLKLCASFFFFQQEMVAFGKKLKERQIQEWQGYYINYKLMKKKVRQYAQQIEVGTQDRPHVLKDFSRMLDNQIEKIVLFLLEQQGLLASRIAKLNEQQEALQQQPNISEISQLREAYRQVGRDLLKLLLFIEINAIGLRKILKKFDKRFGYRFTDYYVKTRANHPYSQLQQVFKHVGLGAVVGAISRNLHELQEHQGSYLSIYDQPALSFQEPVVDSMKAAVDRLTHSTNFLNFLAQHALIMQEELPTSEGPVDDQRYHFMSLLLNLANTFLYMVNTYIIVPTADDYSMSLGAAATVCGIVIGSMAVAQVFSSVYFSAWSNKSYFKPLVFSSIVLFIGNVMYALAYDFNSIAILLIGRLFCGLGSARAVNRRYISDCVPLKIRMQASAGFVSASALGMACGPALAGLLQTNFKIYKLTFNQETLPGWVMSLAWLLYLVWLWISFREPCLETEESSAAQESTTEPVENDALEKGLKKPLLLNSEDKQETEDGDGEFDGSDGAPEESRGPATSIGSAYKLLTPSVKVQLLIYFMLKYAMEVLLSESSVVTTYYFGWSTSSVAIFLACLGLTVLPVNIAVGSYISNMFEDRQILLASEIMVCIGILLSFHIISPYTVPQYVCSGLIMFVSAEVLEGVNLSLLSRVMSSRLSRGTYNGGLLSTEAGTLARVVADGTITLAGYLGESKLLNVTLLPSLVICVASIVATCFTYNSLY, encoded by the exons ATGGGAGTTCTTGCAACAATATTGTGCTGCCTTTCCCTTCTGACCCTCAAATTGTgtgcctcctttttttttttccagcaagAAATGGTTGCCTTCGGGAAAAAGTTAAAGGAAAGACAAATTCAAGAATGGCAAGG ATACTATATCAACTACaaattaatgaagaagaaagttAGACAGTATGCTCAACAAATTGAAGTTGGAACCCAAGATCGCCCACATGTGCTCAAGGATTTCTCAAGAATGTTGGATAATCAG ATTGAGAAGattgtcctttttcttttggaaCAACAAGGGCTGCTTGCAAGCAGAATAGCCAAGCTTAATGAGCAGCAGGAGGCTCTTCAGCAGCAGCCAAATATATCTGAAATATCTCAGTTACGAGAAGCTTATAGACAAGTGGGACGAGATCTCTTAAAGCTTCTCCTTTTTATTGAGATAAATGCCATTGGTCTGCGTAAGATACTGAAGAAGTTTGATAAACGTTTTGGATATAGATTCACTGATTACTATGTCAAAACTCGTGCTAATCATCCTTACTCCCAGCTGCAGCAAGTGTTCAAGCATGTG GGTCTAGGGGCAGTTGTTGGAGCCATATCACGCAATCTTCATGAACTTCAGGAACATCAGGGAAGCTACCTATCAATTTATGATCAGCCTGCTCTTTCCTTCCAG GAACCTGTTGTTGATTCAATGAAAGCAGCTGTTGACAGGCTAACCCACTCAACAAACTTCCTCAACTTCTTGGCACAACATGCACTCATCATGCAAGAAGAGCTACCGACTTCTGAGGGACCTGTTGATGATCAGAGATACCATTTTATGTCGCTTCTCTTGAACTTAGCCAACACATTTCTTTATATGGTCAATACATATATTATTGTACCTACAGCAGATGATTACTCTATGAGCCTTGGAGCTGCAGCAACAGTTTGTGGTATTGTGATTGGGTCAATGGCTGTTGCACAGGTGTTCTCCTCTGTGTATTTTAGTGCTTGGTCAAATAAGTCATACTTCAAACCTCTTGTATTTAGCAGCATTGTTCTGTTCATCGGAAATGTTATGTATGCATTGGCATATGACTTTAATTCTATAGCTATTCTTCTAATTGGCCGTCTTTTCTGTGG ATTGGGTTCTGCTAGAGCTGTTAATCGGCGCTACATCAGTGATTGCGTACCACTTAAAATACGCATGCAGGCATCAGCAGGTTTTGTTAGTGCTAGTGCTCTTGGAATGGCGTGTGGTCCTGCTCTTGCTGGCTTACTTCAAactaactttaaaatttacaagCTTACATTCAATCAAGAAACTTTGCCAGGCTGGGTTATGTCTCTAGCTTGGCTTTTATATCTAGTATGGCTGTGGATCTCATTTAGAGAACCTTGTCTTGAGACTGAAGAGAGCAGCGCAGCACAGGAATCTACTACTG AACCGGTAGAAAATGATGCCCTCGAGAAGGGTCTTAAAAAACCATTATTATTGAATTCAGAAGACAAGCAAGAGACTGAAGACGGTGATGGAGAATTTGATGGAAGTGATGGAGCTCCAGAGGAATCCCGAGGACCAGCCACGTCAATTGGATCGGCATATAAGCTACTTACACCCTCTGTAAAG GTTCAGCTGTTGATATATTTCATGCTCAAATATGCAATGGAGGTTTTACTCTCAGAATCTAGTGTTGTTACTACATACTACTTCGGTTGGTCTACAAGTTCGGTGGCAATTTTTCTTGCATGCCTAGGGCTAACAGTCCTTCCAGTAAACATTGCTGTTGGAAGCTACATTAGCAACATGTTTGAAGATAG GCAAATTTTATTGGCATCAGAAATTATGGTTTGCATAGGAATACTACTGAGCTTCCATATAATAAGCCCGTATACTGTCCCACAGTATGTCTGCTCTGGACTCATCATGTTTGTTTCTGCGGAGGTACTTGAAG GGGTCAATTTGTCGCTGCTCTCTCGAGTCATGTCATCCAGGCTTTCCCGCGGAACCTATAATGGTGGTTTGCTCTCAACAGAAGCCGGGACTTTAGCCCGTGTAGTTGCAGATGGCACAATTACACTTGCTGGGTACTTGGGCGAGAGTAAGCTCCTGAATGTCACCCTTCTTCCTTCACTGGTGATTTGTGTAGCCTCCATTGTGGCCACCTGCTTTACCTACAACTCTCTCTATTGA
- the LOC118028532 gene encoding SPX domain-containing membrane protein At4g22990 isoform X3, whose translation MGVLATILCCLSLLTLKLCASFFFFQQEMVAFGKKLKERQIQEWQGYYINYKLMKKKVRQYAQQIEVGTQDRPHVLKDFSRMLDNQIEKIVLFLLEQQGLLASRIAKLNEQQEALQQQPNISEISQLREAYRQVGRDLLKLLLFIEINAIGLRKILKKFDKRFGYRFTDYYVKTRANHPYSQLQQVFKHVGLGAVVGAISRNLHELQEHQGSYLSIYDQPALSFQEPVVDSMKAAVDRLTHSTNFLNFLAQHALIMQEELPTSEGPVDDQRYHFMSLLLNLANTFLYMVNTYIIVPTADDYSMSLGAAATVCGIVIGSMAVAQVFSSVYFSAWSNKSYFKPLVFSSIVLFIGNVMYALAYDFNSIAILLIGRLFCGLGSARAVNRRYISDCVPLKIRMQASAGFVSASALGMACGPALAGLLQTNFKIYKLTFNQETLPGWVMSLAWLLYLVWLWISFREPCLETEESSAAQESTTEPVENDALEKGLKKPLLLNSEDKQETEDGDGEFDGSDGAPEESRGPATSIGSAYKLLTPSVKLVCGMEPHFQYAGHCQPGLANWDLCLLLCVSYLLLPT comes from the exons ATGGGAGTTCTTGCAACAATATTGTGCTGCCTTTCCCTTCTGACCCTCAAATTGTgtgcctcctttttttttttccagcaagAAATGGTTGCCTTCGGGAAAAAGTTAAAGGAAAGACAAATTCAAGAATGGCAAGG ATACTATATCAACTACaaattaatgaagaagaaagttAGACAGTATGCTCAACAAATTGAAGTTGGAACCCAAGATCGCCCACATGTGCTCAAGGATTTCTCAAGAATGTTGGATAATCAG ATTGAGAAGattgtcctttttcttttggaaCAACAAGGGCTGCTTGCAAGCAGAATAGCCAAGCTTAATGAGCAGCAGGAGGCTCTTCAGCAGCAGCCAAATATATCTGAAATATCTCAGTTACGAGAAGCTTATAGACAAGTGGGACGAGATCTCTTAAAGCTTCTCCTTTTTATTGAGATAAATGCCATTGGTCTGCGTAAGATACTGAAGAAGTTTGATAAACGTTTTGGATATAGATTCACTGATTACTATGTCAAAACTCGTGCTAATCATCCTTACTCCCAGCTGCAGCAAGTGTTCAAGCATGTG GGTCTAGGGGCAGTTGTTGGAGCCATATCACGCAATCTTCATGAACTTCAGGAACATCAGGGAAGCTACCTATCAATTTATGATCAGCCTGCTCTTTCCTTCCAG GAACCTGTTGTTGATTCAATGAAAGCAGCTGTTGACAGGCTAACCCACTCAACAAACTTCCTCAACTTCTTGGCACAACATGCACTCATCATGCAAGAAGAGCTACCGACTTCTGAGGGACCTGTTGATGATCAGAGATACCATTTTATGTCGCTTCTCTTGAACTTAGCCAACACATTTCTTTATATGGTCAATACATATATTATTGTACCTACAGCAGATGATTACTCTATGAGCCTTGGAGCTGCAGCAACAGTTTGTGGTATTGTGATTGGGTCAATGGCTGTTGCACAGGTGTTCTCCTCTGTGTATTTTAGTGCTTGGTCAAATAAGTCATACTTCAAACCTCTTGTATTTAGCAGCATTGTTCTGTTCATCGGAAATGTTATGTATGCATTGGCATATGACTTTAATTCTATAGCTATTCTTCTAATTGGCCGTCTTTTCTGTGG ATTGGGTTCTGCTAGAGCTGTTAATCGGCGCTACATCAGTGATTGCGTACCACTTAAAATACGCATGCAGGCATCAGCAGGTTTTGTTAGTGCTAGTGCTCTTGGAATGGCGTGTGGTCCTGCTCTTGCTGGCTTACTTCAAactaactttaaaatttacaagCTTACATTCAATCAAGAAACTTTGCCAGGCTGGGTTATGTCTCTAGCTTGGCTTTTATATCTAGTATGGCTGTGGATCTCATTTAGAGAACCTTGTCTTGAGACTGAAGAGAGCAGCGCAGCACAGGAATCTACTACTG AACCGGTAGAAAATGATGCCCTCGAGAAGGGTCTTAAAAAACCATTATTATTGAATTCAGAAGACAAGCAAGAGACTGAAGACGGTGATGGAGAATTTGATGGAAGTGATGGAGCTCCAGAGGAATCCCGAGGACCAGCCACGTCAATTGGATCGGCATATAAGCTACTTACACCCTCTGTAAAG TTAGTTTGTGGAATGGAACCTCACTTTCAATATGCTGGTCATTGTCAGCCAGGCCTGGCTAACTGGGACTTGTGCCTGCTTCTTTGCGTCTCATATCTGCTACTGCCCACTTAA
- the LOC118028529 gene encoding calcium-dependent protein kinase 2: MDIANSDNIIQPSTTCHCYRISSLTDTILDTTEVANLKDQYVLGEQLGWGQFGIIRACSDKLSGEVLACKSIAKDRLATLNDVRSVKLEIEIMSRLSGHPNVVNLKAVYEEEDHVHLLMELCAGGELFHRLEKHGRFSEQNARVIFRHLMQVVQYCHDNGIVHRDLKPENILLATKSLSSPIKLADFGLATYIKPGHSLHGTVGSPFYIAPEVLAGGYNQAADVWSAGVILYILLSGMPPFWGKSKSRIFDAVRAAELRFPPKFWDQISTSAKDLITGMLCKDPFKRLNTAQVLAHSWVQDGAHLAQESNMQDNLNCEQLENCGGSFSSPFTAKDQAYSFTYELPVTGGDQQGHSPTPTSSFSSFLVNNNTPCSASGGFSFSNHDEPGSTEFSSPILSMLSFTFFSPVTEVDKGDFSFGTKATESKWDAIHGESVLRKLPALSATSAPVHHGIEEMMQKIEFPREGCNGSKLSSIHNRRNHTIGHGELDQLNIMVTESVIRWASCTHIPTAPSLRLSLVC, from the exons ATGGACATAGCCAATAGCGACAACATTATACAGCCTTCAACAACTTGTCACTGCTACAGGATATCCAGCCTGACTGATACAATTTTGGACACGACTGAAGTGGCGAACTTGAAAGATCAGTATGTTCTTGGGGAGCAGTTGGGGTGGGGACAATTTGGTATCATAAGGGCATGCTCGGATAAGCTGTCTGGTGAGGTTTTAGCTTGCAAATCTATTGCTAAAGATAGATTGGCCACACTCAATGATGTACGCAGTGTAAAGCTTGAGATTGAAATAATGAGTAGGTTATCAGGGCATCCAAACGTTGTGAATCTCAAGGCAGTGTATGAGGAGGAGGATCATGTGCATCTTTTGATGGAATTGTGCGCAGGTGGGGAGCTTTTTCACCGACTTGAAAAGCATGGTAGGTTCTCAGAACAGAATGCTCGTGTTATCTTTAGACATCTTATGCAGGTGGTTCAGTACTGTCATGACAATGGCATCGTTCACAGAGATTTGAAGCCTGAAAACATTCTCTTAGCCACCAAATCTTTATCATCACCAATTAAATTGGCTGACTTTGGTCTTGCAACTTACATCAAACCTG GGCATAGTTTGCACGGGACAGTTGGAAGTCCATTTTACATTGCTCCAGAGGTACTGGCTGGAGGTTATAACCAGGCTGCTGATGTGTGGAGTGCTGGTGTTATTCTTTACATTCTTCTAAGTGGGATGCCCCCATTTTGGGGGAAGAGCAAATCAAGGATCTTTGATGCAGTCAGAGCTGCAGAACTACGGTTCCCTCCCAAATTCTGGGATCAAATATCCACATCTGCCAAGGACTTGATCACTGGAATGCTCTGTAAAGATCCTTTCAAGAGGCTTAATACTGCACAGGTGTTAG CTCACTCCTGGGTGCAGGATGGGGCACATCTAGCTCAAGAATCCAACATGCAGGACAACCTTAACTGTGAACAGCTAGAAAATTGTGGAGGTTCATTTTCTTCCCCATTCACCGCCAAGGATCAAGCCTACAGCTTCACCTATGAATTGCCTGTAACTGGTGGGGATCAACAAGGGCACTCTCCTACACCCAcatcatcattttcttctttcctaGTTAACAACAACACCCCTTGCTCTGCATCTGGAGGTTTTTCTTTTAGCAACCATGATGAACCAGGTTCAACAGAGTTCTCATCTCCCATTTTATCAATGCTAAGCTTTACCTTCTTCAGTCCTGTCACTGAAGTTGATAAAGGAGATTTCTCGTTTGGTACTAAAGCCACCGAGTCGAAATGGGACGCAATACATGGAG AATCAGTTCTGCGAAAGCTCCCTGCATTGTCAGCTACTTCTGCTCCAGTTCACCATGGAATAGAAGAAATGATGCAGAAGATAGAATTTCCACGGGAAGGGTGCAATGGGTCTAAATTATCCAGTATCCACAACAGAAGAAATCACACCATAGGACATGGCGAGCTTGATCAACTTAATATCATGGTCACCGAATCGGTTATTCGCTGGGCGTCATGCACACATATCCCTACCGCCCCATCACTTAGATTATCACTTGTATGCTAG
- the LOC118028532 gene encoding SPX domain-containing membrane protein At4g22990 isoform X2, whose translation MVAFGKKLKERQIQEWQGYYINYKLMKKKVRQYAQQIEVGTQDRPHVLKDFSRMLDNQIEKIVLFLLEQQGLLASRIAKLNEQQEALQQQPNISEISQLREAYRQVGRDLLKLLLFIEINAIGLRKILKKFDKRFGYRFTDYYVKTRANHPYSQLQQVFKHVGLGAVVGAISRNLHELQEHQGSYLSIYDQPALSFQEPVVDSMKAAVDRLTHSTNFLNFLAQHALIMQEELPTSEGPVDDQRYHFMSLLLNLANTFLYMVNTYIIVPTADDYSMSLGAAATVCGIVIGSMAVAQVFSSVYFSAWSNKSYFKPLVFSSIVLFIGNVMYALAYDFNSIAILLIGRLFCGLGSARAVNRRYISDCVPLKIRMQASAGFVSASALGMACGPALAGLLQTNFKIYKLTFNQETLPGWVMSLAWLLYLVWLWISFREPCLETEESSAAQESTTEPVENDALEKGLKKPLLLNSEDKQETEDGDGEFDGSDGAPEESRGPATSIGSAYKLLTPSVKVQLLIYFMLKYAMEVLLSESSVVTTYYFGWSTSSVAIFLACLGLTVLPVNIAVGSYISNMFEDRQILLASEIMVCIGILLSFHIISPYTVPQYVCSGLIMFVSAEVLEGVNLSLLSRVMSSRLSRGTYNGGLLSTEAGTLARVVADGTITLAGYLGESKLLNVTLLPSLVICVASIVATCFTYNSLY comes from the exons ATGGTTGCCTTCGGGAAAAAGTTAAAGGAAAGACAAATTCAAGAATGGCAAGG ATACTATATCAACTACaaattaatgaagaagaaagttAGACAGTATGCTCAACAAATTGAAGTTGGAACCCAAGATCGCCCACATGTGCTCAAGGATTTCTCAAGAATGTTGGATAATCAG ATTGAGAAGattgtcctttttcttttggaaCAACAAGGGCTGCTTGCAAGCAGAATAGCCAAGCTTAATGAGCAGCAGGAGGCTCTTCAGCAGCAGCCAAATATATCTGAAATATCTCAGTTACGAGAAGCTTATAGACAAGTGGGACGAGATCTCTTAAAGCTTCTCCTTTTTATTGAGATAAATGCCATTGGTCTGCGTAAGATACTGAAGAAGTTTGATAAACGTTTTGGATATAGATTCACTGATTACTATGTCAAAACTCGTGCTAATCATCCTTACTCCCAGCTGCAGCAAGTGTTCAAGCATGTG GGTCTAGGGGCAGTTGTTGGAGCCATATCACGCAATCTTCATGAACTTCAGGAACATCAGGGAAGCTACCTATCAATTTATGATCAGCCTGCTCTTTCCTTCCAG GAACCTGTTGTTGATTCAATGAAAGCAGCTGTTGACAGGCTAACCCACTCAACAAACTTCCTCAACTTCTTGGCACAACATGCACTCATCATGCAAGAAGAGCTACCGACTTCTGAGGGACCTGTTGATGATCAGAGATACCATTTTATGTCGCTTCTCTTGAACTTAGCCAACACATTTCTTTATATGGTCAATACATATATTATTGTACCTACAGCAGATGATTACTCTATGAGCCTTGGAGCTGCAGCAACAGTTTGTGGTATTGTGATTGGGTCAATGGCTGTTGCACAGGTGTTCTCCTCTGTGTATTTTAGTGCTTGGTCAAATAAGTCATACTTCAAACCTCTTGTATTTAGCAGCATTGTTCTGTTCATCGGAAATGTTATGTATGCATTGGCATATGACTTTAATTCTATAGCTATTCTTCTAATTGGCCGTCTTTTCTGTGG ATTGGGTTCTGCTAGAGCTGTTAATCGGCGCTACATCAGTGATTGCGTACCACTTAAAATACGCATGCAGGCATCAGCAGGTTTTGTTAGTGCTAGTGCTCTTGGAATGGCGTGTGGTCCTGCTCTTGCTGGCTTACTTCAAactaactttaaaatttacaagCTTACATTCAATCAAGAAACTTTGCCAGGCTGGGTTATGTCTCTAGCTTGGCTTTTATATCTAGTATGGCTGTGGATCTCATTTAGAGAACCTTGTCTTGAGACTGAAGAGAGCAGCGCAGCACAGGAATCTACTACTG AACCGGTAGAAAATGATGCCCTCGAGAAGGGTCTTAAAAAACCATTATTATTGAATTCAGAAGACAAGCAAGAGACTGAAGACGGTGATGGAGAATTTGATGGAAGTGATGGAGCTCCAGAGGAATCCCGAGGACCAGCCACGTCAATTGGATCGGCATATAAGCTACTTACACCCTCTGTAAAG GTTCAGCTGTTGATATATTTCATGCTCAAATATGCAATGGAGGTTTTACTCTCAGAATCTAGTGTTGTTACTACATACTACTTCGGTTGGTCTACAAGTTCGGTGGCAATTTTTCTTGCATGCCTAGGGCTAACAGTCCTTCCAGTAAACATTGCTGTTGGAAGCTACATTAGCAACATGTTTGAAGATAG GCAAATTTTATTGGCATCAGAAATTATGGTTTGCATAGGAATACTACTGAGCTTCCATATAATAAGCCCGTATACTGTCCCACAGTATGTCTGCTCTGGACTCATCATGTTTGTTTCTGCGGAGGTACTTGAAG GGGTCAATTTGTCGCTGCTCTCTCGAGTCATGTCATCCAGGCTTTCCCGCGGAACCTATAATGGTGGTTTGCTCTCAACAGAAGCCGGGACTTTAGCCCGTGTAGTTGCAGATGGCACAATTACACTTGCTGGGTACTTGGGCGAGAGTAAGCTCCTGAATGTCACCCTTCTTCCTTCACTGGTGATTTGTGTAGCCTCCATTGTGGCCACCTGCTTTACCTACAACTCTCTCTATTGA
- the LOC118028530 gene encoding uncharacterized protein, which produces MKGAKRFAVSDSLPDSNDTTLRNKRTMAGLLFDVHRPEPSQQQLTPPLDVKRAESSQHHVRALNNQFASWVQTQLKNHPDELWEDGIQDYLAHASNIMEKFSDVVNWLKANAAKGGSVADSLTTEKKLVPEIKNNESKLLKEKTGFALPSTSASFTSSWSSSVFSANQSSGGVSSSSQSSSLFSNGESSGTFSNNLGSGLFSNNQSSGFFSNSQTFGLHSNNQSSEALSSGQSCGAFSNSQTPFSINQSTGAFSNSQSLGALSNSQTPFSFNQSSAAFSESQSLGVLSNSQTPFSFGGQSSIPTTHNTADDENELQQPGSPSVKKSVEKGIVTVHEVKCKLYVKSSDPAVKDTWKDKGTGQLSIKCKEGISKGTKESKPTIVVRNDVGKVLLNALLYPGIKTNPQKNSLVAIFHTAGDDSGNDDSVVARTFLLRMKTEEDRNKLATAIQEYAPTS; this is translated from the exons atgaaaggaGCGAAACGATTTGCAGTTTCAGACTCACTCCCTGACTCCAATGACACGACA TTGCGGAATAAAAGAACAATGGCAGGATTGCTATTTGATGTTCATAGACCCGAACCATCTCAGCAACAATTGACTCCACCGTTGGATGTGAAACGGGCTGAGTCATCACAGCATCACGTGAGAGCTCTCAATAACCAATTTGCCAG TTGGGTTCAAACACAACTGAAGAACCATCCCGATGAACTTTGGGAAGATGGGATTCAAGACTACCTTGCTCATGCTTCAAACATTATG GAGAAGTTTAGTGATGTTGTCAACTGGCTTAAAGCAAATGCTGCAAAAGGAGGATCTGTTGCTGACTCTCTTACAACTGAAAAGAAATTAGTGCCTGAAATAAAGAATAATGAGAGCAAATTACTTAAAGAAAAAACTGGTTTTGCTCTACCAAGTACAAGTGCAAGCTTTACAAGTTCCTGGAGCTCCAGTGTGTTTTCTGCCAACCAAAGTTCTGGAGGAGTATCATCTAGTAGCCAAAGCTCTAGTTTATTCTCCAACGGTGAAAGCTCTGGTACATTCTCGAACAATCTAGGTTCTGGTTTGTTCTCAAACAACCAAAGCTCTGGATTCTTCTCAAACAGTCAAACTTTTGGACTCCACTCCAACAATCAAAGCTCTGAAGCATTATCCAGCGGCCAAAGTTGTGGAGCATTCTCCAACAGTCAAACACCTTTCTCCATTAATCAAAGCACTGGAGCATTCTCCAACAGCCAAAGTTTAGGAGCACTCTCCAACAGTCAAACACCTTTCTCCTTTAATCAAAGCTCTGCAGCATTCTCTGAAAGCCAAAGTTTAGGAGTGCTCTCCAACAGTCAAACACCTTTCTCATTTG gaGGTCAAAGCTCCATCCCCACAACCCATAACACTGCAGATGATG AAAATGAATTACAGCAACCTGGCAGTCCATCTGTGAAGAAGTCTGTAGAGAAGGGTATTGTTACAGTCCATGAAGTCAAGTGCAAGCTCTATGTGAAG TCAAGTGATCCAGCAGTTAAAGACACATGGAAAGATAAAGGCACAGGGCAGCTTTCCATCAAATGCAAAGAGGGGATAAGCAAGGGCACAAAAGAATCTAAACCAACAATTGTTGTTCGAAATGAT GTGGGAAAAGTGTTACTAAATGCTTTGCTCTATCCAGGAATCAAGACAAATCCACAGAAGAATTCCCTTGTTGCAATATTTCATACTGCG GGTGATGACAGTGGCAATGATGATAGTGTTGTGGCGCGCACTTTCTTATTAAGAATGAAAACAGAGGAGGATCGGAATAAGTTAGCAACAGCAATCCAAGAATATGCTCCCACATCATGA